From the Pedobacter cryoconitis genome, one window contains:
- a CDS encoding YeiH family protein, with protein sequence MTDKIKPLHEDWTVVILGSLVILFSLVFYIVPVPVYKWSSPAELGTAIFNTGNLTTIFIQFIFVLIVGAIGALVTGKPVKNFLISFPAVYLLTIFALVLAGNSFIKSINLEAVIFSLAIGLIIGNLFKLPQWFKDTLSTELFVKIGLVLLGTTVIFSDILKAGSLGLMQALIVVLSVWYFAFWLCKKLKVDDELTMMISSAVSICGVSAAIATSGAIKGDPKKLSYVISMVLITAIPMMIFMPYIAAYFSFPQQVTGAWLGGSIDTTGAVVASGTLVGEEALKISTIVKFSQNVLLGIAAFAISIYWSYNKTAKGSDVVEKPTLKVIWERFPKFVLAFIGASVVFSFFLSPATAAPVKDSLKNLQNAWFTLAFTSIGLETNFKDLFKNENKKPLYAFLLAQLFNIFITLIIAWFLFNDAAHI encoded by the coding sequence ATGACTGATAAAATTAAACCTCTCCATGAAGATTGGACAGTAGTTATCCTGGGATCTCTTGTAATTCTCTTTTCTCTTGTTTTTTATATTGTTCCTGTACCTGTCTATAAATGGAGCAGCCCTGCTGAACTTGGAACTGCTATTTTTAATACAGGCAACCTGACGACAATCTTCATTCAGTTTATTTTTGTACTGATAGTAGGTGCTATTGGCGCGCTGGTAACCGGTAAGCCAGTTAAAAACTTCTTAATCAGTTTTCCTGCGGTTTACCTGCTGACCATTTTTGCACTTGTCCTGGCAGGAAATTCATTTATCAAATCAATTAACCTGGAAGCTGTAATCTTTAGTCTGGCTATTGGCCTGATCATCGGTAATCTGTTTAAACTTCCGCAATGGTTCAAAGACACGCTATCTACAGAGCTTTTTGTTAAAATTGGGCTTGTATTACTGGGAACCACTGTTATTTTCTCAGATATCCTCAAAGCAGGCTCATTAGGGCTGATGCAGGCATTAATTGTAGTACTCTCTGTATGGTATTTTGCGTTCTGGCTTTGTAAAAAGCTGAAAGTAGATGATGAATTGACGATGATGATCTCCAGCGCAGTGTCTATTTGCGGCGTTTCTGCTGCAATTGCGACTTCAGGGGCTATTAAAGGTGATCCCAAAAAGTTGTCTTACGTGATTTCTATGGTACTGATCACTGCCATTCCAATGATGATTTTTATGCCCTATATCGCGGCTTATTTCTCTTTCCCACAACAAGTAACTGGTGCATGGCTGGGTGGCAGTATTGACACCACAGGAGCAGTTGTGGCGTCCGGAACTTTAGTAGGAGAGGAAGCATTAAAAATCAGTACCATCGTTAAATTTTCACAGAATGTGCTGCTCGGAATTGCAGCTTTTGCCATTAGTATTTACTGGTCTTATAATAAAACTGCCAAGGGCAGCGATGTAGTAGAAAAACCCACTTTAAAAGTAATTTGGGAGAGGTTTCCAAAGTTTGTACTGGCTTTTATAGGCGCTTCGGTAGTTTTCTCCTTCTTTTTATCGCCGGCTACAGCAGCTCCGGTAAAGGACAGCCTTAAGAACCTGCAAAATGCATGGTTCACGCTTGCTTTTACCAGTATCGGACTGGAGACTAACTTTAAAGATCTGTTTAAGAATGAGAATAAGAAGCCACTGTATGCATTTTTATTAGCACAGTTGTTTAACATCTTCATCACCTTAATTATTGCCTGGTTCCTTTTTAATGACGCAGCGCATATTTAA
- a CDS encoding aminotransferase class I/II-fold pyridoxal phosphate-dependent enzyme, which produces MKIKDFAVERYFARYEFTAKYLLSSSDCDGYPMEYVLNLATAEEKERWNGLKLGYTETRGSLELRTAIQQHFKTIELDEIVVSSPGEANFVLMNVLLSQGDHVICMSPMYQSLYEIAKSLGCDVSSWKASQEHDNWYYDPEELEKLISPATKMIIINFPHNPTGFIPTLEDYKKIIAIAKKHNIVLFSDEMYRFLNHTQDEDLPSACDLYENAVSLWGTAKTFGLAGLRLGWLTSKNKDILQKVENFKDYLSICNSATSEILATIALNNMDKFVQPNLLKIKRNLKLFTQFHQDNADFFDFPKPVGGSTAFIKLKIKGTSLEFAEQLVKETGIMLLPAETFEYGDKHARIGFGRENLPEILEIFGKYIRK; this is translated from the coding sequence ATGAAAATAAAAGATTTTGCTGTAGAAAGATACTTTGCCAGATATGAATTTACAGCTAAATATCTGTTATCAAGTTCTGACTGTGATGGTTACCCAATGGAATATGTGCTTAACCTGGCTACAGCAGAAGAAAAAGAAAGATGGAATGGCTTAAAGCTAGGTTATACAGAAACACGTGGGAGCCTGGAACTCCGTACCGCAATTCAGCAGCATTTCAAAACTATTGAACTGGATGAAATCGTCGTTTCTTCACCCGGTGAAGCAAATTTTGTCCTGATGAATGTTTTACTTTCCCAGGGAGATCATGTGATTTGTATGTCACCGATGTATCAGTCTTTATATGAGATCGCTAAATCTTTAGGCTGTGATGTTTCCTCGTGGAAAGCCAGCCAGGAGCATGACAATTGGTACTATGACCCTGAAGAACTTGAAAAACTGATCAGTCCTGCTACAAAAATGATCATTATCAATTTCCCGCATAATCCTACTGGTTTTATCCCGACTCTTGAAGATTATAAAAAGATAATAGCCATAGCTAAAAAACATAACATCGTTCTTTTTTCTGATGAAATGTACCGCTTTTTAAATCATACGCAGGACGAAGATTTACCCTCTGCCTGTGATTTGTATGAAAATGCAGTCAGCCTTTGGGGCACGGCAAAAACCTTTGGCCTAGCCGGTTTAAGATTGGGCTGGCTGACTTCAAAAAACAAAGACATCCTGCAAAAAGTAGAGAATTTTAAAGATTACCTGAGTATCTGTAACAGTGCAACCAGTGAAATACTAGCTACTATTGCACTCAACAACATGGATAAATTTGTGCAACCTAACTTATTGAAAATTAAAAGGAACCTTAAATTGTTTACTCAGTTTCATCAGGACAATGCAGACTTTTTTGATTTTCCCAAACCAGTTGGAGGTTCAACAGCTTTTATCAAGTTAAAAATCAAAGGAACATCCCTGGAATTTGCAGAGCAGCTGGTTAAAGAAACAGGGATTATGTTATTACCAGCTGAAACTTTTGAATACGGCGACAAACACGCAAGAATCGGATTCGGACGGGAAAACCTGCCAGAGATCCTGGAAATATTCGGAAAGTATATCAGGAAATAA
- a CDS encoding retropepsin-like aspartic protease, translated as MPKSTLCYLKPLLFLFFIALTSETLQAQTTVPITITNQGHVMVKAKINGVEGNFVFDTGAGLTLVTKKFASKIKGLNKQDGGYTAFRATGEKLDADLYDAASLTIGSFTETHPVLTIFDVDFGPIDGLISLMSFKKQVVTLDYTNKQLIFETPKSFTELKARGKTVALQLQISRDKSLDMFAYFNINDKLNLQFSIDSGSGNNVYRINSKYMPLLGIDSTDTAKVKVNAKPSDFNPAILTKIYTTNLPSIALKDLPSAKLENQKVSFVEGLIYDGIVSLNWIGKKITIDVNHAQLIINE; from the coding sequence ATGCCAAAATCAACGCTCTGCTACTTAAAACCTTTATTATTTCTATTTTTCATCGCATTAACCAGCGAGACATTACAAGCACAGACCACAGTTCCGATCACTATAACCAACCAGGGACACGTGATGGTCAAAGCAAAAATCAATGGTGTTGAAGGCAATTTTGTGTTCGATACCGGCGCAGGCTTAACGCTGGTCACCAAAAAATTCGCCAGTAAAATCAAAGGATTAAACAAGCAGGATGGAGGTTATACAGCCTTCAGAGCGACGGGAGAAAAACTTGATGCCGATCTTTATGATGCCGCTTCTTTAACTATAGGAAGTTTTACTGAAACACATCCGGTGCTGACCATTTTTGATGTGGACTTTGGCCCGATAGACGGATTGATTTCTTTAATGAGCTTTAAAAAACAGGTAGTGACCCTGGATTATACCAATAAACAGTTGATTTTTGAAACGCCAAAAAGCTTTACTGAGCTGAAGGCCAGGGGTAAAACAGTTGCTTTACAACTGCAAATATCAAGAGATAAATCATTGGATATGTTCGCTTATTTTAATATCAATGATAAATTGAACCTGCAATTTTCTATAGATAGTGGTTCGGGAAATAACGTTTACCGCATCAACTCTAAATACATGCCTTTACTGGGAATCGATAGTACAGATACTGCTAAAGTGAAGGTGAATGCCAAACCAAGTGATTTTAATCCTGCTATATTAACCAAAATTTACACCACTAACCTGCCATCGATAGCACTTAAAGACCTTCCTTCGGCAAAACTTGAAAACCAGAAAGTTTCCTTTGTAGAAGGGCTGATTTATGACGGTATCGTTTCACTCAACTGGATCGGAAAAAAGATTACTATTGATGTCAATCATGCACAGCTGATTATCAATGAATAG
- a CDS encoding PLP-dependent aminotransferase family protein has product MVQILRPWKTMLPVTLDSGEAVYRQIATGIIEEIKKGRLKPGMALPGTRQLAADLKLNRKTVILAYDSLIAEGWLTTAYKQGTFVSDKLPQNIKLYRDHKAAIAHKDIPFKYREQQYTAYLDKEKSLVVFNDGLPDVHLAPMNELMRAYKRIFQQNAKWRMMGYGDPRGTERIRIAIASMLIHDRGMSVETGQLCITRGSQMALYLAANVLVEKGDCIVVEDPGYAPAWKVFERAGARLLPIKVDQHGICVEDLEILCAKTSIKAVYVTPHHQFPTTVSMKIDRRLKLITLSNQHGFAIIEDDYDHEFHFSSKSLFPLASHQNADNVIYISSLSKIVAPALRIGYIKGPQKFIESVAALRKMIDVQGDNVMEHAVAELMEEGAVKKHAKKAYAVYKERRELMEKMLQEYFGDSITFKKPEGGLAYWITFKENRDTGVLAAKLLEKGVSVIPTEPFSFDGSSLNALRLGYASLTKDEMEMGLRLIGKMV; this is encoded by the coding sequence ATGGTCCAGATCCTTCGTCCTTGGAAAACTATGCTGCCTGTCACTTTGGATAGTGGCGAAGCGGTATATCGTCAAATCGCAACAGGTATAATTGAAGAAATCAAAAAAGGCAGGTTAAAACCGGGGATGGCCTTACCGGGTACCAGGCAATTGGCAGCCGATCTGAAACTGAACCGGAAAACAGTAATTCTGGCTTATGATAGTTTAATTGCAGAAGGATGGCTCACTACTGCTTATAAGCAAGGGACATTCGTTTCGGATAAACTCCCTCAGAATATTAAGCTTTACCGGGATCATAAAGCAGCAATAGCGCATAAAGATATTCCATTCAAGTACCGGGAACAGCAGTATACGGCTTATCTAGATAAAGAGAAAAGCCTGGTTGTTTTTAATGATGGTTTACCTGATGTCCATTTAGCACCCATGAATGAACTAATGCGTGCTTATAAAAGAATATTTCAGCAAAATGCAAAGTGGCGGATGATGGGGTATGGAGATCCGCGGGGAACTGAACGCATAAGAATCGCAATTGCCAGTATGTTGATCCACGATCGGGGAATGAGCGTAGAAACGGGACAGCTTTGTATCACCAGGGGAAGTCAGATGGCCTTATACCTGGCCGCAAATGTTTTAGTAGAAAAAGGCGATTGTATCGTGGTAGAAGACCCTGGTTATGCGCCGGCATGGAAAGTTTTTGAGCGTGCAGGAGCGAGGTTGCTGCCGATAAAGGTTGATCAGCATGGTATTTGTGTGGAGGATTTGGAAATCCTTTGTGCAAAGACCTCAATTAAAGCGGTATATGTTACCCCACATCACCAGTTTCCAACAACGGTCAGTATGAAAATTGACAGGCGTTTAAAGCTGATTACACTTTCCAATCAACATGGCTTTGCAATTATTGAAGATGATTACGACCATGAATTCCATTTTAGTTCCAAAAGTTTATTTCCACTGGCCAGCCATCAAAATGCGGATAATGTGATTTACATTAGTTCACTGAGTAAAATTGTCGCGCCTGCTTTAAGGATTGGTTATATCAAAGGGCCGCAGAAATTCATAGAATCAGTAGCTGCTTTAAGAAAGATGATTGATGTACAGGGGGATAATGTGATGGAACATGCGGTTGCGGAGTTAATGGAGGAAGGCGCAGTTAAAAAGCATGCAAAAAAAGCTTATGCCGTTTATAAAGAACGGAGAGAATTGATGGAGAAAATGCTTCAGGAGTATTTTGGAGATTCTATTACTTTTAAAAAGCCGGAAGGCGGGTTGGCTTACTGGATTACTTTCAAAGAAAACAGAGATACAGGAGTTTTAGCAGCAAAGTTATTGGAAAAGGGCGTGTCTGTTATTCCAACTGAACCATTTTCTTTTGATGGCAGTAGCTTGAATGCATTGAGATTAGGTTATGCTTCTTTAACAAAAGACGAAATGGAGATGGGATTGAGGTTGATTGGAAAAATGGTTTAA
- the dinB gene encoding DNA polymerase IV yields MAEKHIIHMDQDSFFVSVEVRKDPKLAGIPVIIGGTSDRGVVSSCSYEARKFGVHSAMSSRMAKMLCPHAVFIRGNMDAYSQASQEITEILRSRVPLIEKASIDEHYIDMTGMDRFHGTRQYAHELRQTVIRETGLPISFGLSVNKTVSKMATNECKPNGERDVKQEEVQPFLNPLSIRKIPGLGEKTFMKLSDMGIKKIFTLSQIHPDQMVSLLGKNGLSLLQKAKGIDESEVIPYQEQKSIGTQCTFKADSIDVETINNLITSMVMDLGFELRQKQKIAACITVTIRYSNFEDVTKQATISYTSMDAVLIRKAKDLFKQLYQKRMLIRLVGVRLSNLVNGFEQIDLYENSQEQYNLCQAMDKIRQRFGGKAITMASVLDLKI; encoded by the coding sequence ATGGCAGAGAAACACATCATACATATGGATCAGGACTCTTTCTTCGTCTCTGTCGAAGTCCGGAAAGATCCTAAACTAGCTGGCATACCGGTTATTATCGGCGGGACTTCTGATCGTGGTGTGGTTTCCTCCTGTAGTTATGAAGCCCGTAAATTCGGTGTCCATTCTGCCATGTCTTCCCGTATGGCAAAAATGCTTTGTCCACATGCTGTTTTTATCAGGGGGAATATGGATGCGTATTCTCAGGCTTCACAAGAAATTACCGAAATCTTAAGATCCCGCGTTCCGCTGATTGAAAAAGCAAGTATCGATGAGCATTATATAGATATGACGGGAATGGACCGTTTTCATGGTACACGTCAATATGCCCATGAACTGCGCCAAACCGTGATCCGGGAAACAGGGTTGCCTATCTCCTTTGGTTTATCAGTCAATAAGACGGTTTCTAAAATGGCAACCAATGAATGTAAACCGAATGGAGAACGCGATGTGAAACAAGAGGAAGTACAGCCGTTTCTGAACCCGTTATCAATCAGAAAAATTCCCGGATTAGGTGAAAAAACCTTTATGAAGCTCAGTGATATGGGGATTAAAAAGATTTTTACCCTGTCACAGATCCACCCGGACCAGATGGTCAGCTTACTCGGTAAAAATGGGTTGTCTTTATTACAAAAGGCAAAGGGGATTGATGAGTCTGAGGTTATCCCTTACCAGGAACAAAAAAGTATAGGCACACAATGTACTTTTAAAGCCGATTCTATTGATGTGGAAACTATCAATAACCTGATTACCTCGATGGTGATGGATCTGGGTTTTGAACTGCGGCAAAAGCAGAAAATCGCCGCTTGTATCACAGTGACCATCCGCTATTCCAATTTTGAGGATGTAACTAAACAGGCAACGATTTCTTACACTTCCATGGACGCTGTTCTGATCCGCAAAGCGAAAGATTTATTCAAACAATTGTATCAGAAACGCATGCTGATCCGGTTGGTTGGTGTACGCCTGTCTAACCTGGTGAATGGTTTTGAGCAGATTGATTTGTATGAGAACTCGCAGGAGCAATATAATTTATGCCAGGCGATGGATAAAATACGTCAGCGCTTTGGTGGAAAAGCAATCACAATGGCTTCTGTACTGGACTTGAAAATTTAA
- a CDS encoding DNA/RNA non-specific endonuclease yields the protein MKFRNLLFASCLSLAFASCSKNTTQDFSPSNPNPSNQSAANQATATVITEDFESGSKSSYATGDVTLTTGSWSLDDALIGSTSADIKAGTKSVRIRNNGILGMNFNVSSPTSVSVKHAVYGTDNASTWQLWVSGDNGGTYSQVGATITTSSSQLATATFAITKTGNLTFEIRKVSGGTARINIDDVSFSTGGGTPPTDPGTDPGTPGTPGNTADNNNLLLGNPSNAQPSINSTANYLMDQTYFTESYNRDKGTPNWVSWHISSADLGSASRSDNFRADINLPSGWYGVSNTSYSGSGFDRGHNCPSGDRTSNSTANSATFLMTNMIPQAPKNNQQTWANLENYVRSLVTAGNEVYVVMGSYGSGGTGSNGYQTTIDGGKVNVPSRVWKVIVVLPNGNNDLSRITTSTRVIAVDTPNDQSTVNADWKQYLTTVKSIETAAGINIMSNVSQSIQTVLENRTDSGV from the coding sequence ATGAAATTCAGAAATCTACTTTTCGCCAGCTGCTTGTCACTGGCATTTGCATCGTGCTCGAAAAACACTACGCAAGACTTCAGTCCATCTAACCCAAACCCTTCTAATCAGAGCGCTGCTAATCAAGCTACCGCTACAGTCATCACTGAAGACTTTGAATCAGGGAGCAAAAGTTCTTATGCTACCGGAGATGTTACCTTAACTACCGGCTCATGGAGCCTTGACGATGCATTGATTGGTTCAACAAGTGCCGATATCAAAGCAGGAACAAAATCTGTACGTATCCGTAACAACGGTATTCTTGGGATGAACTTTAATGTCAGCAGTCCAACTTCAGTATCCGTTAAACATGCTGTATACGGAACTGATAACGCTTCTACCTGGCAATTATGGGTATCAGGTGATAACGGCGGCACTTATTCACAAGTGGGCGCTACGATCACTACTTCTTCCAGCCAATTAGCTACTGCAACTTTTGCAATTACTAAAACAGGCAACCTGACTTTTGAAATCCGTAAAGTATCAGGTGGTACTGCACGTATTAACATCGATGATGTCAGCTTTAGTACAGGTGGTGGCACTCCTCCTACCGATCCGGGCACAGATCCAGGTACGCCGGGTACTCCGGGTAACACCGCCGACAATAACAACTTATTGCTGGGAAACCCAAGTAATGCACAACCAAGCATCAATTCAACAGCAAATTACCTGATGGATCAGACTTATTTTACAGAGTCTTATAACAGAGATAAAGGTACGCCTAACTGGGTATCATGGCATATCAGCAGTGCTGATCTGGGCAGCGCTTCCCGTTCTGACAACTTCAGAGCAGATATCAACCTGCCTTCTGGCTGGTATGGTGTAAGCAATACAAGCTATTCTGGTTCTGGATTTGACCGCGGACACAATTGTCCTTCAGGTGACCGGACTTCAAACAGCACTGCAAACTCAGCTACGTTTTTAATGACCAACATGATTCCACAAGCGCCTAAAAACAATCAGCAAACGTGGGCAAATCTTGAAAATTATGTACGTTCTTTAGTAACTGCTGGTAATGAAGTTTATGTAGTTATGGGATCTTATGGATCTGGTGGTACAGGTTCAAATGGTTACCAGACTACTATTGATGGTGGAAAAGTAAATGTACCTTCCCGCGTCTGGAAAGTTATCGTTGTACTTCCTAATGGCAACAACGATCTTTCACGCATTACTACCTCAACACGTGTGATTGCTGTAGATACACCAAACGATCAGAGTACAGTCAATGCAGACTGGAAACAATACCTGACTACTGTAAAATCTATTGAAACAGCCGCAGGCATTAACATCATGTCTAACGTGAGTCAAAGCATACAAACGGTTCTTGAAAACCGTACCGATTCGGGCGTTTAA
- a CDS encoding DNA polymerase III subunit alpha has protein sequence MYLNVHSHYSLRYGTIAIPKLIEAAVANGITRMVLTDLNNSTGVMEFWRACNANGIKPIGGLEFRKNKRLLYIGIARNKEGMKELNDFLTFHNLKQQELPDQPPVFRHCFIVYPYTHGKILRENEVMGIRFDELHQLYGKDITAFAAKLVVLQPVVFLDKIGYRLHEYLRSIDLNTLLTKTSTADKCSPSDTFLAPGELETRYSKYPFILENTQRLLDSCVMDYEQGKIKLNRKTFTGSMARDKELLEELAMKGLAERYGEGHEKALEKVKYELKIIHDLNFCAYFLITWDIIQYSVSQGYYHVGRGSGANSTVAYCMRITDVDPLELDLYFDRFLNAQRTSPPDFDIDYSWDERENVQQYIFEKYGAEHTALLGTMSTFKDRSVIREIGKVMGLPKAEIDSFTDRTQDLANQSNPTFKKIMAVSGLMSSMPNQRSIHAGGVLISEEPITYYTALDLPPKGMATVQWDMYEAELIGYDKYDILSQRGIGHIKEAARLVEQNLGLKIDVHQVKNFMKDPALNVRLQSGNTIGCFYVESPAMRQLLAKLKCDNYLTLVAASSIIRPGVAQSGMMKTYIQNYHQPETVKYLHPVMKEQMQETYGVMVYQEDVIKVCIHYAGMNGSDADILRRGMSGKYRSRMEFDKLIDKFFAGAKKLGREEVTTKEVWRQVSSFAGYSFSKAHSASFAVESYQSLFLKTYYPIEFMVAVLNNYGGFYPRWLYVHELRKAGARVHLPCVNKSTPVVSLHGIDAYLGFIGILGLTLKLMEQIPEERHLNGDYLNLDDFVKRTAISLDQAIILIRTGALRFTGRSKKELLWDVHSLLGNKVKVLNHAQLFEAEHKHYQLPELVNTTLEDAYHELELLGFPLSLSPFDLLQTDYRGHPQTSDLISYAGQIVKMVGLYVCEKTVHTKNNKKMWFGTFLDAEGNFFDTTHFSGSTPSYPFRGAGCYLILGKVVEDFGYPSIEVIKFAKLPITGNPVLE, from the coding sequence ATGTATCTGAACGTCCACTCCCACTATAGCCTGCGTTATGGCACAATTGCAATCCCTAAGCTGATCGAAGCAGCCGTGGCTAATGGAATTACCCGGATGGTACTGACCGATCTGAATAATTCTACCGGGGTCATGGAATTTTGGAGGGCATGTAATGCAAATGGGATTAAACCAATTGGTGGATTAGAATTCCGCAAAAACAAAAGATTACTCTACATCGGCATTGCCAGGAATAAAGAAGGCATGAAGGAATTGAATGATTTCCTGACCTTTCATAACCTGAAACAGCAGGAACTGCCCGATCAGCCACCTGTATTTAGGCACTGTTTCATCGTTTATCCTTATACACATGGGAAAATACTCAGAGAAAATGAGGTCATGGGAATTCGTTTTGATGAGCTGCACCAGCTTTACGGCAAAGATATCACAGCCTTTGCGGCTAAACTTGTCGTTTTACAACCTGTCGTTTTTCTGGATAAAATAGGTTATCGTTTACATGAATACCTGCGTAGTATTGATTTGAATACACTTTTAACCAAAACAAGCACGGCTGATAAATGCAGTCCTTCGGATACTTTCCTTGCCCCGGGAGAATTGGAAACCCGGTACAGTAAATATCCTTTTATCCTGGAAAATACGCAGCGGCTGCTGGATAGCTGTGTGATGGATTATGAGCAGGGTAAGATTAAACTGAACCGGAAAACCTTTACCGGAAGCATGGCCAGAGACAAAGAATTGCTGGAAGAACTGGCTATGAAAGGATTGGCAGAACGCTATGGAGAAGGCCATGAAAAGGCATTGGAGAAGGTGAAATATGAGCTTAAAATTATTCATGACCTGAATTTTTGTGCTTATTTTCTGATCACCTGGGATATTATTCAGTATTCAGTAAGCCAGGGTTATTATCATGTAGGGCGTGGTTCAGGAGCGAACAGTACAGTAGCTTACTGTATGAGGATCACTGATGTTGACCCTTTGGAGTTAGACCTTTACTTTGACCGGTTTCTCAATGCGCAGCGAACTTCCCCTCCCGATTTTGACATCGATTATTCGTGGGATGAACGGGAAAATGTACAGCAGTATATTTTTGAGAAGTACGGTGCGGAACATACCGCTTTATTAGGGACGATGTCTACTTTCAAAGACCGTTCTGTAATCCGGGAAATTGGGAAGGTCATGGGATTGCCCAAAGCTGAAATTGACAGCTTTACAGACCGTACGCAGGATCTGGCCAACCAGAGTAATCCCACTTTTAAAAAGATCATGGCTGTTTCCGGGTTGATGAGCAGTATGCCTAACCAGCGCAGTATTCATGCGGGTGGGGTTTTGATTTCTGAAGAGCCGATTACTTATTATACAGCGCTGGACCTGCCACCTAAAGGAATGGCTACCGTACAATGGGATATGTATGAAGCAGAATTGATCGGTTATGATAAATATGATATTTTAAGTCAGCGGGGTATTGGTCACATTAAAGAAGCCGCAAGGCTGGTGGAGCAGAATCTGGGTTTAAAAATAGATGTGCACCAGGTAAAGAACTTTATGAAAGACCCGGCACTGAATGTCAGGCTGCAATCCGGAAATACAATTGGTTGTTTTTATGTTGAATCACCTGCAATGCGCCAGCTGCTGGCTAAACTCAAATGCGACAATTACCTTACACTGGTTGCTGCGAGTTCCATTATCCGCCCCGGTGTGGCACAATCCGGCATGATGAAGACTTATATTCAGAACTACCATCAGCCAGAAACGGTGAAGTACCTGCACCCGGTGATGAAAGAACAGATGCAGGAAACTTATGGGGTCATGGTGTACCAGGAAGATGTGATTAAAGTCTGTATTCATTATGCAGGGATGAATGGTAGTGATGCTGATATATTACGCAGAGGAATGAGCGGGAAATACCGTTCGCGTATGGAGTTTGATAAGTTAATTGATAAATTCTTTGCAGGCGCCAAAAAACTCGGACGCGAAGAAGTAACGACTAAAGAAGTATGGCGGCAAGTTTCTTCCTTCGCAGGTTACAGCTTTTCCAAGGCACATTCTGCGAGTTTTGCAGTAGAAAGTTACCAGAGTTTATTTCTGAAAACGTATTATCCGATAGAGTTTATGGTGGCTGTATTGAATAATTACGGTGGTTTTTATCCCCGCTGGTTATATGTACATGAATTACGTAAAGCGGGTGCGCGGGTGCATCTGCCTTGCGTGAATAAAAGTACTCCGGTAGTCTCTTTACATGGAATTGATGCTTATCTGGGCTTTATAGGTATACTGGGATTGACCTTGAAGCTGATGGAACAGATTCCTGAAGAACGGCATTTAAATGGTGATTATCTTAACCTGGACGATTTTGTAAAACGTACAGCGATTAGCCTGGATCAGGCAATTATCCTGATCCGTACAGGAGCTTTACGTTTTACCGGACGCAGTAAAAAGGAATTACTTTGGGATGTACATTCTTTACTCGGTAATAAAGTGAAAGTTTTGAATCACGCACAGTTATTTGAAGCAGAGCATAAACATTATCAATTGCCCGAATTAGTGAATACCACATTGGAAGATGCGTATCACGAACTTGAACTATTGGGTTTTCCGCTTAGCTTGTCTCCTTTTGATTTATTGCAAACTGATTACCGCGGACATCCCCAAACCAGCGACCTGATCAGCTACGCAGGGCAGATCGTTAAAATGGTTGGACTTTATGTATGTGAAAAGACGGTACATACCAAGAACAATAAAAAGATGTGGTTTGGCACTTTTCTGGATGCGGAGGGCAATTTCTTTGATACCACGCACTTTTCAGGCAGTACCCCATCCTACCCGTTCCGTGGAGCAGGTTGTTACCTGATTTTAGGTAAAGTAGTGGAAGACTTTGGCTATCCAAGTATAGAAGTGATCAAATTTGCCAAATTACCTATTACCGGCAATCCTGTATTGGAATAA